Genomic window (Ureibacillus composti):
TAGAAATAATCGCAAATTTCTTTCCTAGAATCATTAAGACGAAATATCCTGCAGGTAACTGAGCCATTGCTAGTAGCACCCAACCAAGCCCCAAATTATAGGCTACTCCAGGACCACCAATGAAACTAGAGGCACTTCCATAAGTAGCCATCATCGTCATGGCAAGTAAAAAGCCACCCATTTCTCTTCCGCCCAAGAAATATTCTTGTAAAAATGAATTCGATAAACGAACTTGTTTATTCGCCCAAAAGCCAATACCAAAAATAATAATTAAAAAGATGACTAAAGGAATAATAACCGACCAATGAACCATTACTTGCCCTCCTCTTCATCAAAAGGGATCTCTTTGAAGAAGATTTTTATCGAAATCCAAATGAGGATAATCATAAAAATAGTACCAGCAATACAGCTATAAAAGAACCATGCAGGAAATCCGAACACAAATTGGTACTCTGAAGGGTTACCAGAACCTAAGCCATATGCAAATCCATACCAAATCGCAAAATTGATGATCACGAGTGCGACACCAATTAAAGCTTCACGATTTGCTACTTTAAAGCGTTTATCTTGCAAATGTAACTTCCCCTTTCTGTTGTCTATTTTTGTAGAAAATAATACTATAATAGTTTACTTTTTCTATTTAAAAATTGGAAGGTGTTCTTTCATTTTCTCACTTTAGAAAATAGTTGAAAAAAAGAAAATCACTAGTATTTCATCTACTTTCTAATCAGTATTAAACGAATAATATTTTTCATAATAAATAAAAGTCGAAAAAGCATTAATATTGAGGAATTAGTGCTTTTATTTTAAACCGTTTCAATATTTTGTTATACTAATAGAGACATCACAAAAATGTGATATTTTAGAATTGGAGGATGAAAATGAAGAAACTTTCAGCAATGTTATTAGCCTTCACTTTAGTGTTCTCAAGTGTAGGGTCTGTCATACTTTTTGACGGAGTTCAAACAGCAGAAGCAAAATCTTATAAGTCGGGTAAAAAAAGCTTTAACAGTAACAATGGTAGTTCTAATAATATCCAAAATAACGATAATGGAACTGGTACATCTTCTGTTAATAAAGCTACGACAAATAATAATAATAAAACGACAGGTACAACAACTGCGAATAAAGGTGGATTCTTTGGCGGTGGCTTAATGAAAGGCCTATTTATTGGTGGTTTAGCTGGCTTACTTTTCGGTAGTCTCTTCTCAGATATGGGGTTAATCGGAAACTTGTTAGGCTTTTTAATTAACGCGGCAGCAATTGTCTTTAT
Coding sequences:
- a CDS encoding YhdT family protein, giving the protein MQDKRFKVANREALIGVALVIINFAIWYGFAYGLGSGNPSEYQFVFGFPAWFFYSCIAGTIFMIILIWISIKIFFKEIPFDEEEGK